The Vibrio metoecus sequence CCAGAAGAAAAATCCAGCGCCACACTTGGCCAACCGATCTGATATTCACGCAAGGCCGGCATCAACCATTGAAAGCAGGAATGGCACTCAATCGCCATGTGCAGGCGTCCATTCACATCTTCCTTCAAGCTCGCCAGTTCATTTTCTGCTCGCGCCATCTTGGGTAACACATCGTCCGCCAAACGCAGCAAAATTTCGCCTTCGGCGGTAAAACGCACTGGGCGTGTTTTACGCAAAAAAAGCTGCCCGCCAATTCGCGCTTCCAAGTCTTTAATCTGATGTGAGAGCGCAGACTGGGTGAGATGCAACGAGGTCGCGGTGGCGGTCAGTGAACCGGTATCGCGTAGCGAGATCAGCGTTTTTAAATGTTTCAGCTCTATCATGAACTCTCCTCACTTATCCCTAAGCCAACATGAATTTTTAGCTAAGTTACGCCGATTTTTCGGAGCTGTAAACATCTAGATGGCTATAACCTTCCTGCTTGAAGCCGCAGCGGTGTTGGCTACATTCGTTCACCCCAATCACATAGTGTGTCTATGCTCATGGGGATGAACTCACTTGCCGCCTACCTGCAACTCCAAGCAGTTTGGTTATAAATAGTAAAGGTAAATTGATAATCGCCAGTTCCAACATGAAAATTACTAATAAACAAGTTGAATAAATGAACCTTGTCCTCGAAGGCGTACAACGCGATAGTTTAGCCATCCAGACATCTTTCGATGTGCTGAGGCAGCTTAGAGCTTCTACGACCTATTAAGAACAGACAAAGGATTTTCACATGACAACGACACACATTCTTGGTTATCCCCGCATTGGCGAAAAACGCGAACTTAAATTTGCTCTTGAAAAATACTGGCGTGGTGAGATTGACCAAGCGGCTTTGAAACTGGTCGGCAGCCAAATTCGTCAACAAAACTGGGCATTGCAAAAAGAAGCCGGATTAGACTTTGTGACCGCGGGTGACTTTGCTTGGTACGACCATGTACTCACCACCACACTATTGCTGGGTCATGTGCCTAAGCGTCACAGTCACGGTTTTCCTGATTTAGATACTTTGTTCCGTGTCGGTCGTGGTCAGTCACAAAATGCCTGTGGTTGCGGAACGGGTAGCGCGGCTTCTGATATGACCAAGTGGTTCAACACTAACTATCACTACATCGTGCCGGAGTTCAGCTCTCACGACACGTTTAATGTGAGTTGGCCACAACTGTTTGAAGAGGTGAATGAAGCGCTGCAAGCGGGTCATGATGTAAAACCTGTGCTGCTTGGCCCAATCAGTTATCTGTATTTAGGTAAAGAAGTGGAAGAAGGGTTTGATCGTTTAACGCTGTTGCCACGTCTATTGACCGCTTACCAAGCGATTCTGAGCAAGCTGGCGAAGCAAGGCGTGAAGTGGGTACAAATTGATGAGCCTGTTCTGGCCTTAGAATTAGAACCCCGTTGGCGAGATTCTTTTAAACTGGCTTATCAAGTGATTCGTGGTGACGTAAAACTACTGCTGACCACTTACTTTGATTCAGTTCTAGACACGCTCGATAAGATCGTCGAACTGCCTGTCGATGGTTTGCATGTGGATATTTCGGCCGCTCCAGCGCAGCTCGAAACTATTGTGAACCGCTTGCCCTCCGATTGGGTGCTTTCTGCGGGGGTCATTAATGGCCGTAACGTTTGGCGTGCGGATTTGAGTGCTATTCTGGCTCGTTTGCAGCCAGTGAAAACCTTGCTGGGTGAGCGTTTGTGGGTCGCCAGTTCCTGTTCACTGCTGCACAGCCCAGTCGATCTGGATCTGGAGGGCGATCTGAGCGCGGAAACCCGCAGCTGGTTTGCGTTTGCCAAGCAGAAAGTGACGGAAGTCGCCTTGCTCGGCCGTGCTCTGGAGGGGGATGCCGCCGCAATTTTAGCGTGTGATACCTACAGCCAGCCGATTGCTGCGCGCAAATCTTCTCACACGGTGAACAAGGCTTCTGTGCAAGCGCGTATCAACAATATTACTGCAGCATTGGCAGAGCGGAGTGCGCCTTATATTGAGCGTGCTCATCACCAAGCAGAAGTGTTGGGTCTGCCTTTCTTACCGACCACAACCATCGGCTCTTTCCCACAAACGGGTGAGATCCGTACTGAGCGTAGCGCGTATCGCCAAGGCAAACTGAGCGAGCAAGAGTATGTGCAAGCACTGAAAGGCCATATTGCTGATGCAGTGAAACGCCAAGAAGCACTAGGGTTAGATGTGCTGGTCCACGGTGAAGCCGAACGTAACGACATGGTGGAATACTTTGCTGAGAACCTCGCTGGTTTCCAAACCACTCAATTTGGTTGGGTACAGAGCTACGGTTCACGCTGTGTAAAACCAGCGATTGTGGTGGCGGATATCGAACGTGAAAAACCAATCACGGTGGAGTGGTCAACTTACGCGCAATCTCTGACTTCTAAACAGATGAAAGGGATGTTGACGGGGCCTGTGACCATTCTGTGCTGGACCTTCCCACGTGAAGACATCAGCCGCCAAGAGATTGCTCAGCAATTAGCGTTGGCACTGCGTGATGAAGTGGCGGATCTGCAAGATGCAGGCATCAATATTATTCAAATTGATGAACCCGCGATTCGTGAAGGTTTACCACTGAAAAAACGCGATCATCAAACGTATTTAGATTGGGCAGTACAAGCGTTTAAGATTTCCGCGGGTAGTGCGCGTCCGGAAACGCAAATTCACACCCATATGTGTTACAGCGAATTCAACGAGATCATCGAATCGGTTGCGGCATTGGATGCCGACGTGATCACCATTGAAACATCGCGTTCCAACATGGAGCTGCTCAAAGCGTTTGAAGAGTTTAACTACCCGAACGAAATTGGCCCAGGTGTGTACGATATTCACTCGCCTAACATTCCAGCGCAAGCATGGATTGAAGATCTGCTTCGCAAAGCAGCAGAGAAAATTCCAGCACAGCGTTTGTGGGTCAACCCTGACTGTGGTCTGAAAACCCGCAACTGGCCAGAAGTAGAAGCAGCACTGACCAACATGGTCAACGCGGCGAAAACTCTGCGTAGTGAGTGGCAAGCGTAATCTCTCTCATTGAAAACAACAAAGGCCTCATGATGAGGCCTTTGTTTTTACGCGAACACTTGTTAAATAAGGGGCTTAACCTTTGGTACAAGTCTCTTTTGTTACCAACTGATCAACCATCAGCTGACCACGCGTGTTGCGCATTTGGATTCGATAGCTGATCCCGACATCAAGATTCGCAGCAATATCTTTATTGGTACAAAAGGTTTTTAATGCACTTTGCAGCACTTGCTCGGTGGGTTTGGCATTTTTCGCATCGGCGTTGTAC is a genomic window containing:
- the metE gene encoding 5-methyltetrahydropteroyltriglutamate--homocysteine S-methyltransferase — protein: MTTTHILGYPRIGEKRELKFALEKYWRGEIDQAALKLVGSQIRQQNWALQKEAGLDFVTAGDFAWYDHVLTTTLLLGHVPKRHSHGFPDLDTLFRVGRGQSQNACGCGTGSAASDMTKWFNTNYHYIVPEFSSHDTFNVSWPQLFEEVNEALQAGHDVKPVLLGPISYLYLGKEVEEGFDRLTLLPRLLTAYQAILSKLAKQGVKWVQIDEPVLALELEPRWRDSFKLAYQVIRGDVKLLLTTYFDSVLDTLDKIVELPVDGLHVDISAAPAQLETIVNRLPSDWVLSAGVINGRNVWRADLSAILARLQPVKTLLGERLWVASSCSLLHSPVDLDLEGDLSAETRSWFAFAKQKVTEVALLGRALEGDAAAILACDTYSQPIAARKSSHTVNKASVQARINNITAALAERSAPYIERAHHQAEVLGLPFLPTTTIGSFPQTGEIRTERSAYRQGKLSEQEYVQALKGHIADAVKRQEALGLDVLVHGEAERNDMVEYFAENLAGFQTTQFGWVQSYGSRCVKPAIVVADIEREKPITVEWSTYAQSLTSKQMKGMLTGPVTILCWTFPREDISRQEIAQQLALALRDEVADLQDAGINIIQIDEPAIREGLPLKKRDHQTYLDWAVQAFKISAGSARPETQIHTHMCYSEFNEIIESVAALDADVITIETSRSNMELLKAFEEFNYPNEIGPGVYDIHSPNIPAQAWIEDLLRKAAEKIPAQRLWVNPDCGLKTRNWPEVEAALTNMVNAAKTLRSEWQA